In Candidatus Edwardsbacteria bacterium, one genomic interval encodes:
- a CDS encoding histidine phosphatase family protein has protein sequence MELILVRHGQTQWNKEQIFRGSKDIELDKTGRQQAEALGERLKSRRIDAIYSSSLKRAMYTAEAIARLQGLPVMVGPGLVDMCFGEWEGLAHQEVKQKYPKQYQAWRENPWKARIPGASNIKDVQAQSMRAIKGMIEDHPIESTIAVVTHRVILKLILMRMLNMGPEGFWNIKLSPCGLTTLEWDGKRFVLTCLNDTNHLDQLNIKQMDF, from the coding sequence GTGGAACTGATACTGGTCAGGCACGGCCAGACCCAATGGAACAAAGAGCAGATCTTCCGCGGGTCAAAGGACATCGAGCTGGACAAGACCGGGCGCCAGCAGGCCGAGGCCCTGGGGGAGCGGCTTAAATCGCGCCGGATAGATGCCATCTATTCCAGCTCGCTCAAGCGGGCCATGTACACCGCAGAGGCCATCGCCCGTCTGCAGGGCCTGCCGGTGATGGTGGGACCCGGGCTGGTGGACATGTGCTTCGGGGAGTGGGAGGGGCTGGCCCACCAGGAGGTGAAGCAGAAGTATCCCAAGCAATACCAGGCCTGGCGGGAGAATCCCTGGAAGGCCAGGATCCCGGGGGCCAGCAACATCAAGGATGTCCAGGCCCAGTCCATGAGGGCCATCAAGGGGATGATAGAAGACCACCCCATAGAATCGACCATCGCCGTGGTCACCCACCGGGTGATCCTCAAGCTGATCCTGATGAGGATGCTGAACATGGGGCCGGAGGGATTCTGGAACATAAAACTTTCGCCCTGCGGCCTGACCACCCTGGAATGGGACGGGAAAAGGTTCGTGCTGACCTGCCTGAACGATACCAATCATCTGGACCAATTGAATATCAAACAGATGGATTTTTAA
- a CDS encoding tetratricopeptide repeat protein, whose translation MRKGCYKIERHWISSADGSKEGYPSGIALRKAEVQVVAGLWDKAGDLYQQVLAAGERLGADHERAESLFRLGELNRIKSEYPKAQKCLEEAMRYFRIMGDQGGVAKAMGAMGGVYGEQGDYQKAIECFTERKDWAEKTGNKMELGIAWGNLGVIYAEQKMLDRALECYRQQKKLAEETGDLLGVSLAEGNSGNMYLYQGEYDTAIEHMQRQMELATKIGDKRTLCGVTCNLGLLFKRQAQLEKSLEYLHKAVQAASEIGYIRVVSVATGNEGVVCLQLGRWDQARHHLEEHKKLTEEMEDCPGQIIALVNLSKLEELAGDPDKPQSLLRAALEIAGKSKLTNLRVIILNTLAELLLEQNNPAEASNLLRQAASLNREQEDPEQTAVMGFLSLLLELEQGEASALKGLKELAESEASESIKMGACIGLYRHTGDNDYLEAAGELSEKLYDQTRDVEYRIRMDRLRARKPVKTREYT comes from the coding sequence ATGCGCAAGGGATGCTATAAAATAGAACGGCACTGGATATCGTCAGCCGACGGCAGCAAAGAGGGCTATCCCAGCGGCATCGCCCTGAGGAAGGCCGAGGTCCAGGTGGTGGCCGGATTGTGGGACAAAGCGGGCGATCTGTATCAGCAGGTGCTGGCTGCCGGGGAGCGCCTGGGGGCAGACCACGAAAGGGCCGAAAGCCTTTTCCGCCTGGGCGAATTAAACAGAATTAAAAGCGAGTACCCCAAAGCCCAGAAATGCCTGGAAGAAGCCATGCGGTATTTTCGGATCATGGGAGATCAGGGGGGAGTGGCTAAGGCCATGGGGGCCATGGGCGGGGTTTATGGGGAGCAGGGCGATTACCAGAAGGCCATAGAATGTTTTACCGAACGAAAGGACTGGGCGGAAAAAACCGGGAATAAAATGGAGCTGGGGATAGCCTGGGGCAACCTGGGGGTGATCTATGCCGAGCAGAAGATGCTGGACCGGGCCCTGGAATGCTACCGGCAGCAAAAGAAGCTGGCCGAAGAGACCGGCGACCTGTTGGGAGTTTCGCTGGCCGAGGGGAATTCCGGCAATATGTACCTGTACCAGGGCGAATATGATACGGCCATTGAGCATATGCAAAGGCAGATGGAGCTGGCCACCAAGATCGGGGACAAAAGGACCCTCTGCGGCGTGACCTGCAATCTGGGGTTGTTGTTTAAGAGACAGGCCCAGCTGGAAAAATCGCTGGAATATCTGCATAAGGCGGTCCAGGCGGCTTCGGAAATAGGGTATATCCGGGTGGTTTCCGTGGCCACGGGGAATGAGGGGGTGGTCTGCCTGCAGCTTGGCCGGTGGGATCAGGCCAGACATCATCTTGAGGAGCATAAAAAACTTACCGAAGAAATGGAGGATTGTCCGGGCCAGATCATAGCACTGGTGAACCTGAGCAAACTTGAGGAGTTGGCCGGGGACCCGGACAAGCCCCAAAGCCTTTTGCGCGCCGCCCTGGAGATTGCCGGCAAAAGCAAGCTGACCAACCTGAGGGTGATCATTTTAAACACCCTGGCAGAACTTTTATTGGAACAAAATAATCCCGCCGAAGCTTCCAATTTGCTCCGGCAGGCCGCATCGTTGAACCGGGAACAGGAGGATCCCGAGCAGACAGCCGTGATGGGATTTTTGTCTTTATTGCTGGAACTGGAACAGGGGGAAGCTTCGGCACTCAAGGGATTAAAAGAACTGGCTGAAAGTGAAGCATCGGAATCCATCAAAATGGGGGCCTGCATCGGGCTTTACCGGCATACCGGCGATAACGATTACCTTGAGGCAGCCGGAGAGCTTTCGGAAAAGTTGTATGACCAGACCCGGGATGTGGAATACAGGATAAGGATGGACCGGCTGCGGGCCAGGAAACCAGTCAAGACGAGAGAGTATACATGA
- a CDS encoding DHCW motif cupin fold protein, protein MSTQNIAFQAIDWTKVPRTEHKGETGVAYWQTIQFQGLRVRLVEYSRGYVADHWCQKGHIVHCLEGDFVSESQDGTKQAMNRGMTYVVSDELSSHRSVTEKGAKLLIIDGDFLKLNPANTVQQE, encoded by the coding sequence ATGAGTACCCAGAATATCGCATTTCAAGCCATCGACTGGACAAAGGTTCCCAGGACCGAACATAAGGGGGAGACCGGGGTTGCCTATTGGCAGACCATTCAATTCCAGGGACTGCGGGTGAGGTTGGTCGAATATTCCAGAGGGTATGTCGCCGACCATTGGTGCCAGAAAGGTCATATAGTGCATTGCCTGGAAGGGGATTTTGTCAGTGAGTCCCAGGACGGGACAAAACAGGCCATGAACCGGGGGATGACCTATGTGGTCTCGGATGAATTAAGCTCGCACCGCTCGGTGACGGAAAAGGGGGCGAAATTATTGATCATCGACGGGGATTTCCTGAAACTTAACCCGGCAAACACAGTTCAACAGGAGTGA
- the tgt gene encoding tRNA guanosine(34) transglycosylase Tgt, whose product MQFKLEHTSGRARQGVITTDHGEVPTPIFMPVGTQGTVKAMTPQDLDAAGARIILGNAYHLYLRPGQETVKKAGGLHKFMGWDRPILTDSGGFQVFSLADLRKIKEDGVEFQSHLDGSSHKFTPENVMQLEVDLGADIIMNFDECIPYPSSPEYTGDSTARTTRWARRCRQKFLELKDGDRESQALFGIVQGGTRPELRQRSAREMLDIGFEGYAIGGLAIGEPKEATWEAIEAANQVLPSDSPRYMMGVGFPEDIIKGVSLGVDMFDCVIPTRNARNGSLFTSSGKLAMKNAVHQDDLGPVDESCDCYLCRNFSRAYLRHLFMSGEILAAHLATVHNLRFYLAMMENIRQAISDDKFDEWSRGFLDRYHSQQ is encoded by the coding sequence ATGCAATTCAAATTAGAACATACATCCGGCCGGGCCAGGCAGGGGGTGATCACCACCGACCACGGTGAGGTCCCCACCCCCATCTTCATGCCGGTGGGGACCCAGGGCACGGTCAAGGCCATGACCCCGCAGGATCTTGATGCGGCCGGGGCCCGGATCATCCTGGGCAATGCCTATCACCTGTACTTAAGGCCCGGGCAGGAGACGGTCAAAAAGGCCGGAGGCCTGCATAAGTTCATGGGCTGGGACCGGCCGATCCTCACCGATTCCGGGGGATTCCAGGTCTTCAGCCTGGCCGATCTCAGGAAGATCAAAGAGGACGGGGTGGAGTTCCAGTCGCACCTGGACGGCTCCTCTCATAAATTCACCCCCGAGAATGTGATGCAGCTGGAGGTCGACCTGGGGGCCGATATCATCATGAATTTCGACGAATGCATTCCCTATCCCTCCAGCCCTGAATATACCGGGGACTCCACCGCCCGGACCACCCGCTGGGCCAGAAGATGCCGCCAAAAATTCCTGGAGCTGAAGGACGGCGACAGAGAAAGCCAGGCGCTTTTCGGGATCGTCCAGGGCGGCACCCGGCCGGAACTGCGCCAGCGCAGCGCCCGGGAGATGCTGGACATAGGATTCGAAGGTTATGCCATCGGCGGGCTGGCCATCGGGGAGCCCAAGGAGGCCACCTGGGAGGCCATCGAGGCCGCCAACCAGGTCCTTCCCTCCGATAGCCCGAGGTACATGATGGGAGTGGGATTCCCAGAGGACATCATCAAAGGCGTCTCCCTGGGGGTGGACATGTTCGACTGCGTGATCCCCACCCGCAACGCCCGCAACGGCAGCCTGTTCACCTCTTCGGGCAAGCTGGCCATGAAGAACGCCGTTCATCAGGACGACCTGGGCCCGGTGGACGAGTCCTGCGACTGCTACCTGTGCCGCAACTTCAGCCGGGCCTACCTCCGGCACCTGTTCATGTCCGGGGAGATACTGGCCGCCCACCTGGCCACGGTGCACAACCTGCGGTTCTACCTGGCGATGATGGAAAATATCAGGCAGGCCATATCAGATGACAAGTTTGATGAATGGAGCCGGGGATTTCTTGACAGATATCACAGCCAGCAATGA
- a CDS encoding alpha/beta hydrolase-fold protein, with translation MKKLMLLVIALLGLASLAAAQTDSGAVYIQMANTSYGQKLYRQSIEEYQAALRFRPGHTTVIYNIACNYSLLGDEKQALAWLNQAIDAGMYNFDQDEDFNNIRKSKGYKKALARSAKLMEKIKGRTNEPVVLLPEGFDPGKKYPLLIAMHGFGGEPVNFSKAFKAAGSKKGYIVCCPYAPEVMGKNSFNWGEWEPADKRIMETIALLKAKYQIDEKRMIIAGFSQGGYYSYYLGLKHPDLFIGSIPIGPGYGTELDPLMAEAAKNKIIFYVLMGELEPEERIEKNIQAIRQFTKAGITASFNFFSGVGHALPGDADFELVRAIEWIEKY, from the coding sequence ATGAAAAAACTCATGCTTCTCGTCATCGCCCTGCTGGGCCTGGCCTCTCTGGCAGCGGCCCAGACCGATTCGGGAGCCGTCTACATCCAGATGGCCAACACCAGCTACGGGCAGAAGCTGTACCGGCAGTCCATCGAAGAGTACCAGGCGGCACTAAGATTCCGGCCGGGGCACACCACGGTGATCTACAACATCGCCTGCAATTACAGCCTGCTGGGCGATGAAAAGCAGGCGCTGGCCTGGCTCAACCAGGCCATCGATGCCGGGATGTACAATTTTGACCAGGACGAGGATTTTAACAACATCCGCAAATCCAAGGGCTATAAAAAGGCCCTGGCCCGGTCGGCAAAATTAATGGAAAAGATAAAGGGCCGCACCAACGAACCGGTGGTGCTGCTGCCCGAGGGGTTCGATCCGGGAAAAAAATACCCCCTGCTGATAGCCATGCACGGCTTCGGAGGAGAGCCGGTGAACTTCTCCAAGGCCTTCAAAGCGGCCGGCAGCAAGAAGGGCTACATCGTCTGCTGTCCCTACGCCCCGGAGGTGATGGGCAAGAACAGCTTCAACTGGGGGGAATGGGAGCCGGCGGATAAAAGGATCATGGAGACCATCGCCTTGCTGAAGGCCAAGTATCAAATAGACGAAAAGCGGATGATCATCGCCGGCTTCTCCCAGGGCGGATATTACAGCTACTACCTGGGCCTGAAGCATCCCGACCTCTTCATCGGCTCCATTCCCATCGGTCCGGGCTATGGGACCGAACTGGATCCCCTGATGGCCGAAGCCGCCAAAAATAAGATCATATTTTATGTGCTGATGGGCGAGCTGGAGCCGGAGGAGAGGATAGAGAAGAATATCCAGGCCATCAGGCAGTTCACCAAGGCCGGGATCACCGCCAGCTTCAATTTCTTCTCCGGGGTGGGGCATGCCCTGCCGGGGGATGCCGACTTTGAGCTGGTCCGGGCCATAGAGTGGATAGAGAAGTACTGA
- a CDS encoding abortive infection system antitoxin AbiGi family protein, translated as MKMSKNDSSVSANSLFHFTKSMDNLIGILKNSFCPHYCIEDYTIMFGNRKEKYRLKIPMVCFCDLPLFNINKHIKTYGSYGIGLSKEWGVKNGVSPVLYIRKDTKINNIIKTTLNILNKQKNCGNHGEAIKAQNSEQGLLSFIKPYEGKLKREDKIKRVRFYDEREWRYVPKVENDLPWAIAAETYNSGSVDDLYNGALSQKHKLDFEPEDIKYLIINDETEILPLIRKIEMIKGHFGSDAVNILTTRIITIKQIREDYGVDI; from the coding sequence ATGAAAATGAGTAAAAATGACAGCTCAGTAAGTGCTAATTCGCTATTCCATTTTACAAAAAGTATGGATAATTTAATTGGCATTTTGAAAAATTCCTTTTGCCCCCATTATTGTATAGAAGACTATACAATAATGTTTGGTAATAGGAAAGAGAAATATAGACTCAAAATACCAATGGTATGTTTTTGTGATTTGCCATTGTTCAATATTAATAAACATATAAAAACATATGGTTCATATGGTATCGGTTTATCGAAAGAATGGGGTGTAAAAAATGGGGTTTCTCCGGTCTTATATATACGAAAAGATACAAAAATAAATAATATTATAAAAACAACATTGAATATTTTAAATAAACAAAAAAATTGTGGTAATCATGGTGAAGCAATAAAAGCACAAAATAGTGAGCAAGGGCTATTGAGTTTTATAAAACCATATGAGGGAAAATTAAAAAGAGAGGATAAAATTAAAAGAGTAAGATTTTATGATGAACGTGAGTGGCGTTATGTGCCAAAGGTAGAAAATGATTTACCATGGGCAATTGCCGCAGAAACATATAATAGTGGATCAGTAGACGATTTATATAATGGAGCTTTATCCCAAAAGCATAAACTTGATTTTGAACCGGAAGACATAAAATATTTGATTATTAATGATGAAACTGAAATTTTACCGTTAATCAGAAAAATTGAAATGATAAAAGGTCATTTTGGCTCTGATGCTGTGAATATATTAACCACGCGTATTATTACAATCAAACAAATACGAGAAGACTATGGTGTAGATATATAA
- a CDS encoding cupin domain-containing protein produces MPKAINLEKCFGMFQDTFSPKIIGELNGQLVMLVKCQGDKVPWHTHDHEDEMFYVLDGELEVQEKGGSAILKAGEMYIVKRGTEHRVVPKGLVKLMLFEPAGIEHTGKVKSEITKKSFERLEL; encoded by the coding sequence ATGCCAAAAGCGATAAACCTGGAAAAATGTTTTGGGATGTTCCAGGACACTTTTTCCCCGAAAATCATCGGCGAGCTTAACGGACAGCTGGTGATGCTGGTGAAGTGCCAGGGCGACAAGGTGCCGTGGCACACCCACGACCACGAGGACGAGATGTTCTATGTGCTGGACGGGGAGCTGGAGGTCCAGGAGAAGGGCGGCAGCGCCATATTGAAGGCGGGCGAGATGTACATAGTGAAGCGGGGCACCGAGCATCGGGTGGTGCCCAAGGGGCTGGTGAAGCTGATGCTGTTCGAACCGGCCGGGATAGAGCACACCGGGAAGGTGAAATCGGAGATCACCAAGAAAAGCTTTGAGAGACTTGAGTTATAG
- a CDS encoding GNAT family N-acetyltransferase, whose translation MKILTGKTIIESFLRQNPALHLYELGDLDDFFFPYTTWYAHQVDGETKAIALLYKGTELPVLLALDQPGSPFMKELLAQLAGELPDRFYCHLTPGLEAILKEKFRLESHGTHHKMVLSRPEVLKNIDTAGTMPLGASHREEISDFYAASYPGNWFDARMLETGQYFGLRQNGKLVSIAGIHVYSPQYKVAALGNIATLPELRGQGLGTKATAALCQNLLKTVDVIGLNVKADNAGAVRCYRKIGFEYCGEYGEFMAYRT comes from the coding sequence ATGAAAATTTTAACGGGCAAGACCATCATCGAATCGTTCCTGCGCCAAAACCCCGCCCTGCACCTCTACGAGCTGGGCGACCTGGATGATTTCTTCTTTCCTTACACCACCTGGTATGCGCATCAGGTTGACGGGGAAACAAAGGCCATCGCCCTGTTATATAAGGGCACCGAACTGCCGGTCCTTTTGGCCCTGGACCAGCCGGGATCCCCTTTCATGAAAGAGCTTCTGGCTCAGCTGGCCGGTGAATTGCCGGACAGGTTCTACTGTCATCTGACCCCGGGCCTGGAAGCGATCTTGAAAGAAAAATTTCGCTTAGAATCACACGGCACCCACCATAAGATGGTGCTGTCCCGGCCGGAGGTTCTAAAAAATATCGATACTGCCGGGACCATGCCATTGGGCGCCTCCCACAGGGAAGAGATATCGGATTTCTACGCCGCCAGCTATCCCGGCAACTGGTTCGATGCCCGGATGCTGGAGACCGGACAGTACTTCGGCCTGCGGCAGAACGGGAAACTGGTAAGCATCGCCGGGATCCATGTCTACTCGCCGCAGTACAAAGTGGCGGCGCTGGGAAACATCGCCACATTGCCGGAACTGCGGGGCCAGGGGCTGGGGACAAAGGCCACCGCCGCCCTTTGTCAAAATCTCTTGAAGACGGTGGACGTCATCGGGCTCAACGTCAAGGCCGACAATGCCGGGGCCGTCAGATGCTACCGGAAGATAGGTTTTGAATATTGCGGGGAATACGGGGAATTCATGGCCTACCGCACCTGA
- a CDS encoding MATE family efflux transporter: MDRSQELGQTPVGKLLLKYFLPAIIGVLANTLYNIVDRIYIGRGVGALALSGLSVTFPIMIIAMAFGMLVGMGSASLVSIRLGQQNKPEAEKILGNAFTLLVIISLGVTVLGLIFRDTILALFGAGPDTLGYAKQYITIILWGNIFQGLGFGMNNMIRAEGHAKAAMYTMLIGAAANALLDPLFIFVFHMGVAGAAVATVISMAITSAWVLLHFTGNKTGLRLHPANMRLEKKIVLGIFSIGMAPFAMQLAGSVINALFNIQLIKYGGDLAVGAMGIINSVAMMVVFCVIAINMASQPIIGFNYGARNFGRVKRTLKLALIAATGITVSGWLAVEIFPNFIISLFNTSDPRLAEIGVRGMRILLFMFPVVGFQVVGSNFFQAIGKARISMFLNMLRQVIVLIPMVLILPPLLGIDGVWLSGPIADLTAASITAVMILREVKKLNQKALPGETPLMGHG, from the coding sequence TTGGACCGTTCCCAGGAACTGGGGCAGACCCCGGTAGGCAAACTGCTGTTGAAATATTTTCTGCCGGCCATCATCGGCGTGCTGGCCAACACCCTCTACAACATCGTGGACCGGATCTACATCGGGCGGGGGGTGGGGGCGCTGGCGCTGTCCGGCCTGTCGGTCACATTTCCCATCATGATCATCGCCATGGCCTTCGGCATGCTGGTGGGCATGGGCTCGGCCTCGCTGGTATCAATCCGGCTGGGCCAGCAGAACAAGCCGGAGGCCGAGAAGATCCTGGGCAACGCCTTCACCCTGCTGGTGATCATCTCCCTGGGCGTAACGGTGCTGGGGCTGATCTTCCGGGACACCATCCTGGCCCTGTTCGGGGCCGGGCCGGACACCCTGGGCTACGCCAAGCAGTACATCACCATCATCCTGTGGGGAAATATCTTCCAGGGGCTGGGATTCGGCATGAACAACATGATCCGGGCCGAGGGCCACGCCAAGGCCGCCATGTACACCATGCTGATCGGGGCGGCGGCCAACGCCCTGCTGGACCCTCTGTTCATCTTCGTCTTTCATATGGGAGTGGCCGGGGCGGCCGTGGCCACGGTGATCTCCATGGCCATCACCAGCGCCTGGGTGCTGCTGCACTTCACCGGCAATAAGACCGGCCTGCGACTGCATCCCGCCAATATGCGGCTGGAGAAGAAGATCGTGCTGGGGATCTTCTCCATCGGGATGGCGCCCTTCGCCATGCAGCTGGCCGGCAGCGTCATCAACGCCCTGTTCAACATCCAGCTGATCAAGTACGGCGGGGACCTGGCGGTGGGGGCCATGGGGATCATCAACAGCGTGGCCATGATGGTGGTGTTCTGCGTGATCGCCATCAACATGGCCTCCCAGCCCATCATCGGCTTCAACTACGGGGCCAGGAATTTCGGACGGGTCAAGCGCACCCTCAAGCTGGCCCTGATCGCGGCCACCGGCATCACCGTAAGCGGGTGGCTGGCGGTGGAGATATTCCCGAATTTCATCATCTCGCTGTTCAACACCAGCGATCCCCGGCTGGCCGAGATAGGGGTCCGCGGCATGCGGATCCTGCTGTTCATGTTCCCGGTGGTGGGCTTCCAGGTGGTGGGCTCCAACTTCTTCCAGGCCATCGGCAAGGCCAGGATCTCCATGTTCCTCAATATGCTGCGCCAGGTGATCGTGCTGATCCCGATGGTGCTGATCCTGCCGCCGCTGCTGGGGATCGACGGGGTGTGGCTGTCCGGCCCGATCGCCGACCTGACCGCCGCCTCCATCACCGCGGTGATGATCCTGAGGGAGGTGAAAAAGCTGAACCAGAAAGCTTTGCCTGGGGAAACGCCTTTAATGGGACACGGATGA
- a CDS encoding heavy metal translocating P-type ATPase has product MKKTEIPVSGMHCASCVNNLEQHLKKLAGIVSASANLAAEKAFIEYDEGRIDIAGIVTAINNSGYQVPVQKLSLPVGGMHCASCVLNVERALAKSSGVISASVNLATERADIAYLPDATDRERIKTIITEAGYQVPEGSAKSENVPGAPAVSGDARREEYYLSLKKRFLFALIFAVPVFLGGMHMLLPFVPRWLYDPYVMLALAAPVQIFSGWPFYQGLWASIKRRNADMNTLVAVGTTAAFGYSLAATFWPEFFAGAGREPAYYYDSAAVIITLILLGRMLEAKARGRTSEAIKRLVGLQARTARVFKEGGEIETPLEQLIVGDIIMVRPGERIAADGVITQGYSSIDESMITGESIPADKNTGDKIIGGTINKTGSFRFRADKVGSETVLAQIIKLVEEAQGSKAPIQRLADRIAAIFVPVVMAVAAATFIAWLIWGPSFNMALINAVAVLVIACPCALGLATPTAIMAGTGRGAELGILIRRGEVLEQAGSITSILFDKTGTLTSGRIAVANVAVMPEFTEEDLLALAASAEGSSEHPIGRAITDYARLKKISLLEAWDFKALPGAGLSCRVGGRMVEVGNEKLMDERDISFDKLEKLAGRLQQEGKTVVYISIDSRPAGIIAVADTLRENAVRAIAGLKGLGLRTAMITGDHREAALNIAGQLGIDQVMAQVLPGDKAEQVRKAQAGNVKVAMVGDGINDAPALAQADIGIAMGRGTDVAIESADIILMGDNLELIARSLKLSRATLRIIKQNLFWAFFYNVIGIPVAAGALYPLWGILLNPMLAALAMAFSSVSVVSNSLRLRKWKP; this is encoded by the coding sequence ATGAAAAAAACCGAGATCCCCGTCAGCGGGATGCACTGCGCCTCCTGCGTCAATAACCTCGAGCAGCATCTGAAAAAGCTCGCCGGGATAGTTTCGGCCAGCGCCAACCTGGCCGCCGAGAAGGCCTTCATCGAATACGATGAAGGCCGGATCGATATCGCCGGGATAGTTACAGCCATCAATAATTCGGGCTATCAGGTTCCTGTCCAAAAGCTCTCCCTGCCGGTGGGGGGCATGCACTGCGCCTCCTGCGTGCTGAACGTGGAGAGGGCCCTGGCGAAAAGTTCGGGCGTTATCTCGGCCAGCGTCAACCTGGCCACCGAGAGGGCCGATATCGCCTATCTTCCGGATGCGACGGATAGGGAGAGGATAAAAACCATCATAACAGAAGCCGGATACCAGGTGCCGGAAGGATCCGCCAAATCCGAAAATGTGCCAGGTGCTCCGGCGGTCTCCGGGGATGCCCGGCGGGAGGAATATTACCTGTCGCTCAAAAAAAGGTTTTTATTCGCCCTGATATTCGCCGTTCCGGTCTTTTTGGGCGGGATGCACATGCTTCTTCCCTTTGTTCCCCGCTGGCTTTATGATCCTTATGTGATGCTGGCTCTGGCGGCCCCGGTCCAGATATTCTCCGGCTGGCCGTTCTACCAGGGTTTGTGGGCCTCGATAAAACGGCGCAATGCCGACATGAACACCTTGGTGGCGGTGGGGACCACTGCCGCCTTCGGCTACAGCCTGGCGGCCACCTTCTGGCCGGAATTCTTCGCCGGGGCGGGACGGGAACCGGCCTACTACTACGATTCAGCGGCGGTGATCATCACCCTGATCCTGTTGGGCCGAATGCTGGAGGCCAAAGCCCGGGGCCGGACCTCGGAGGCCATCAAGCGGCTGGTCGGCCTGCAGGCCAGGACCGCCAGGGTATTCAAGGAAGGCGGCGAAATAGAAACTCCTCTGGAGCAGCTTATCGTCGGGGACATCATAATGGTCCGGCCGGGGGAGAGGATCGCCGCCGACGGGGTCATCACCCAGGGGTATTCCTCCATCGATGAATCGATGATCACCGGGGAGAGCATCCCGGCCGACAAAAACACCGGCGACAAGATCATCGGCGGCACTATCAACAAGACGGGCAGTTTCCGCTTTCGGGCCGATAAAGTGGGAAGCGAAACGGTGCTGGCCCAGATCATCAAATTAGTGGAGGAGGCCCAGGGCAGCAAGGCTCCCATCCAGAGGCTGGCCGACCGGATCGCCGCCATCTTCGTCCCGGTAGTGATGGCGGTGGCCGCCGCCACCTTTATCGCCTGGCTGATCTGGGGACCGTCATTCAATATGGCCCTGATCAACGCGGTGGCGGTGCTGGTGATCGCCTGCCCCTGCGCCCTGGGGCTGGCCACCCCCACCGCCATCATGGCCGGCACCGGACGGGGGGCCGAGCTGGGGATACTGATCCGGCGGGGCGAGGTGCTGGAACAGGCCGGCAGCATCACCAGCATTTTGTTCGACAAGACCGGGACGCTGACCTCCGGGAGGATCGCCGTGGCCAACGTGGCGGTGATGCCGGAGTTCACCGAGGAGGACCTGCTGGCCCTGGCCGCCTCGGCCGAGGGTTCTTCGGAACATCCCATCGGCCGGGCCATAACCGATTACGCCCGGCTGAAGAAAATATCATTGTTGGAAGCCTGGGATTTCAAGGCCCTACCGGGCGCCGGCCTCAGCTGCCGGGTGGGCGGCCGGATGGTGGAAGTGGGCAATGAAAAACTGATGGATGAGAGAGATATCTCATTTGACAAGCTGGAAAAGCTGGCCGGCCGACTGCAGCAGGAGGGCAAGACCGTGGTCTATATTTCCATCGACTCCCGTCCGGCCGGGATCATCGCGGTGGCCGACACCCTGCGGGAGAATGCCGTCCGGGCCATCGCCGGCCTCAAGGGCCTGGGCCTGAGGACCGCCATGATCACCGGGGACCACCGGGAGGCGGCCCTGAACATCGCCGGACAGCTGGGGATCGACCAGGTGATGGCCCAGGTGCTGCCGGGCGACAAGGCGGAGCAGGTGAGGAAAGCCCAGGCCGGCAACGTCAAGGTGGCCATGGTGGGCGACGGGATCAACGACGCACCGGCGCTGGCCCAGGCCGACATCGGGATAGCCATGGGCCGGGGGACCGACGTGGCCATCGAATCGGCCGACATCATCCTGATGGGGGACAACCTGGAGCTGATCGCCAGGTCGCTGAAGCTCTCCCGGGCCACTCTCAGGATCATCAAGCAGAACCTTTTCTGGGCCTTCTTCTACAACGTCATCGGGATACCGGTGGCCGCCGGGGCGCTGTATCCCCTCTGGGGGATACTGCTGAACCCCATGCTGGCGGCCCTGGCCATGGCCTTCTCGTCGGTCAGCGTGGTGAGCAACAGCCTGAGGCTGAGAAAGTGGAAGCCGTGA